A stretch of the Acidobacteriota bacterium genome encodes the following:
- the asnB gene encoding asparagine synthase (glutamine-hydrolyzing) — MCGILALLRRPDHPFPTGAVEAMTRLVSHRGPDGEGYAYLENDGDGLRQIPGENRSAGDGPWRVALGHRRLKILDLSDASYQPMAWPMPSPTGRTDASPHLWLIYNGEVYNYLELRRELENEGHRFFTTGDTEVVLAAYEHWGTDCFRRFHGMWGLVLVDGRRRRAVVSRDRLGIKPLYLRPMDGCVAVVSELKQLTAMPGPALAPDPEALAEYLATGYEETHRCFFAGVEPLAAGTWRSIDLDTLELSPAHSFWDPALDEPQIDRPEEAAELFAEAFRHSVTLHLRSDVPVGCALSGGLDSSAVAAVIQDLWKDHQPRAAEPGQPPVGNLQTFTATFPGSAVDEGPQVRRTAAALGADAFFVEPRAEELLQELDHWVWSHDEPVGSLSQYAGYRVARLTREHGVPVVLNGQGGDEVLGGYWQSYLLWLRELARRGRAVALAGHFLGAATPGGNGRLLAQLPVLGRRYLHRRRSSQRRPSHTLQRMLSMEEGPRRLFEIRHLYLPRLLKWDDRNFMASSVEGRYPFLDHRLIELCLRFSPKVLYRAGWTKVPLRRGLAPWLPDEVRQRKIKLGFETPQERWLRGPLAPVVQRFADGDSPLWSYLEPDAVRVLAHRASGGLGREEGEKLLRALLADRWMRRFDLQGHALQEVS; from the coding sequence ATGTGCGGCATCCTCGCCTTGCTCCGCCGTCCCGACCATCCCTTCCCCACGGGAGCGGTGGAGGCCATGACCCGGCTGGTCAGCCATCGCGGCCCCGACGGTGAGGGCTACGCCTACCTGGAGAATGACGGCGACGGTCTACGGCAGATTCCCGGGGAGAACCGCTCGGCGGGGGACGGACCGTGGCGGGTGGCCCTGGGGCACCGGCGGCTCAAGATCCTCGATCTCAGCGACGCCTCCTACCAGCCCATGGCCTGGCCCATGCCCTCGCCCACCGGGAGGACCGACGCCTCGCCGCATCTCTGGCTGATCTACAACGGCGAGGTCTACAACTATCTGGAGCTGCGTCGGGAGCTGGAGAACGAAGGCCATCGCTTCTTCACCACCGGCGACACCGAGGTGGTGTTGGCGGCCTACGAGCACTGGGGCACCGACTGCTTCCGGCGCTTCCACGGCATGTGGGGCCTGGTGCTGGTGGACGGCCGGCGGCGGCGGGCGGTGGTGAGCCGGGACCGCCTGGGCATCAAGCCCCTCTACCTGCGGCCGATGGACGGCTGCGTGGCAGTGGTCTCGGAGCTCAAACAGCTCACCGCCATGCCCGGGCCGGCCCTGGCGCCGGATCCGGAGGCCCTGGCGGAGTATCTGGCCACCGGCTACGAGGAGACTCACCGCTGCTTCTTCGCCGGCGTCGAGCCCCTGGCGGCGGGTACCTGGCGCAGCATCGACCTCGACACCCTGGAGCTGAGCCCCGCCCACAGCTTCTGGGATCCGGCCCTCGACGAGCCGCAGATCGACCGCCCGGAAGAAGCGGCGGAGCTCTTCGCCGAGGCCTTCCGCCACTCCGTCACCCTCCACCTGCGCAGCGACGTGCCCGTGGGCTGCGCCTTGAGCGGCGGCCTCGACAGCTCGGCGGTGGCGGCGGTGATCCAAGATCTCTGGAAGGACCACCAACCCCGAGCGGCGGAGCCCGGCCAACCGCCGGTGGGCAACCTCCAGACCTTCACCGCCACCTTCCCCGGCAGCGCCGTGGACGAGGGCCCCCAAGTGCGCCGCACCGCCGCCGCCCTGGGCGCCGACGCCTTCTTCGTCGAGCCTCGGGCGGAGGAGCTGCTCCAAGAACTCGACCATTGGGTGTGGAGCCACGACGAACCGGTGGGCTCCCTGTCCCAATACGCAGGCTACCGGGTCGCCCGGCTGACCCGCGAACACGGCGTGCCGGTGGTGCTCAACGGCCAGGGCGGGGACGAGGTGCTGGGGGGCTATTGGCAGTCCTATCTGCTGTGGCTGCGGGAGCTCGCCCGCCGTGGCCGGGCCGTGGCCCTCGCCGGTCATTTCCTGGGCGCTGCCACCCCCGGCGGCAACGGGCGATTGTTGGCCCAGCTGCCGGTTTTGGGGCGGCGATATCTCCATCGCCGTCGGTCCAGTCAGCGGCGACCCTCCCACACTCTCCAGCGAATGTTGTCTATGGAAGAAGGACCACGGCGGCTCTTCGAGATCCGCCACCTCTATCTACCAAGACTGCTCAAATGGGACGACCGCAACTTCATGGCCTCGTCGGTGGAAGGGCGCTACCCCTTCCTCGACCACCGGCTCATCGAGCTCTGCCTGCGCTTCTCCCCCAAGGTGCTCTACCGCGCCGGCTGGACCAAGGTACCGTTGCGGCGGGGTCTGGCGCCATGGCTGCCGGATGAGGTGCGGCAGCGGAAGATCAAGCTGGGTTTCGAGACACCCCAGGAACGCTGGCTGCGAGGGCCCCTGGCACCGGTGGTCCAGCGCTTCGCCGACGGGGACTCGCCACTATGGTCCTACCTCGAGCCGGACGCCGTCCGCGTCCTGGCTCACCGGGCATCTGGTGGCCTGGGCCGGGAAGAGGGGGAGAAGCTCTTGCGGGCGCTGCTGGCGGACCGCTGGATGCGCCGCTTCGATCTCCAGGGACACGCGCTGCAGGAGGTCTCATGA
- a CDS encoding carbamoyltransferase C-terminal domain-containing protein translates to MAPYILALHAGHNASAAIGDASGLLFAVQEERLCREKNYWGFPRRAIQACLEHVGAGPEDLAVVAYGGRQVFSDYHSREDVVAAYQRQDQVLGRLRQRLLMPAALRLMPDYGQKQLKALLEEAGLGAVPVVHHDHHHTHAATAYFGLRRNPEERYLVLTCDGDGDGLCASVRVMGGGEDRLLAATGWDHSLGTLYSWTTYNLGFVPLEHEYKLMGMAPYAYDKASRETAKIYHELLGLDDSGLELRRKTRLRTNDLGRTLAQRLAGRRFDHVCGGLQLFTEEILTAWADHAVQASGCRKILAAGGVFMNVKANQTIAALDSVESFQAFPSCGDETLPLGAFYLQAAERFAADALAPLKHFYLGDAPSSEECEAALAASGFPHRRPEALADAVAELLEAGQPVARCAGPMEFGARALGNRSILADPSQPDVVRVINQMIKKRDFWMPFAPMVMAERQHEYIVNPKELDSPYMMMTFDTRENFRQLIAAVHNADLTCRAQILSREQNPAMHDIVGAFAQRTGRGVVLNTSFNLHGFPIVRTAEDALEVFANSGLEHLQLGDFLVSKEAVSKES, encoded by the coding sequence ATGGCCCCATACATCCTCGCCCTCCACGCGGGACACAACGCCAGCGCTGCCATCGGTGACGCCAGCGGCCTGCTCTTCGCGGTGCAGGAGGAGCGCCTCTGCCGGGAAAAGAATTATTGGGGATTTCCCCGCCGCGCCATCCAGGCCTGTCTGGAGCATGTCGGCGCCGGCCCCGAAGACCTGGCGGTGGTGGCCTATGGCGGCCGCCAGGTGTTCAGCGATTACCACAGCCGGGAGGACGTGGTGGCCGCCTACCAGCGCCAGGACCAGGTGCTGGGGCGGCTGCGACAGCGCCTGCTGATGCCCGCGGCGCTGCGCCTGATGCCGGACTACGGTCAGAAGCAGCTCAAGGCGTTGCTCGAAGAGGCGGGTTTGGGGGCAGTGCCGGTGGTGCACCACGACCACCACCACACCCACGCCGCCACCGCCTATTTCGGGCTGCGCCGGAACCCGGAGGAGCGCTACCTGGTGCTCACCTGCGACGGTGACGGCGACGGCCTATGCGCCAGCGTGCGGGTCATGGGCGGCGGCGAGGACCGGCTGCTGGCGGCCACCGGCTGGGACCATTCCCTGGGCACCCTCTACTCCTGGACCACCTACAACCTCGGCTTCGTGCCCCTGGAGCACGAGTACAAGCTCATGGGGATGGCGCCCTACGCCTACGACAAGGCGAGCCGAGAGACGGCGAAGATCTACCACGAGCTGCTGGGCCTCGACGACAGCGGCCTGGAGCTGCGCAGGAAGACCCGGCTGCGCACCAACGATCTCGGCCGCACCCTCGCCCAACGCCTCGCCGGACGGCGCTTCGACCACGTCTGCGGAGGCCTGCAGCTCTTCACCGAGGAAATCCTCACCGCCTGGGCCGACCACGCCGTCCAGGCCTCCGGCTGCCGCAAGATCCTCGCCGCCGGCGGCGTGTTCATGAACGTCAAGGCCAACCAGACCATCGCCGCCTTGGACTCGGTGGAGTCCTTCCAGGCCTTCCCCTCCTGCGGTGACGAGACCCTGCCCCTGGGGGCCTTCTATCTGCAGGCGGCGGAGCGCTTCGCCGCCGACGCCCTCGCCCCCTTAAAGCACTTCTATCTCGGCGACGCCCCCAGCAGCGAGGAATGCGAGGCGGCGCTGGCGGCCTCCGGCTTCCCCCACCGGCGACCGGAAGCGCTGGCAGATGCGGTGGCGGAGCTGCTCGAAGCCGGCCAGCCGGTGGCCCGCTGCGCCGGGCCGATGGAATTCGGCGCCCGGGCCCTGGGCAACCGTTCCATCCTCGCCGACCCCAGCCAGCCGGACGTGGTGCGGGTGATCAACCAGATGATCAAGAAGCGGGACTTCTGGATGCCCTTCGCTCCCATGGTGATGGCGGAGCGGCAGCACGAGTACATCGTCAACCCCAAGGAGCTGGACAGCCCTTACATGATGATGACCTTCGACACCCGGGAGAATTTCCGCCAGCTCATCGCCGCGGTGCACAACGCCGACCTCACCTGCCGCGCCCAGATCCTGAGCCGGGAGCAGAATCCCGCCATGCACGACATCGTCGGCGCCTTCGCCCAGCGCACCGGCCGCGGGGTGGTGCTCAACACGTCCTTCAATCTCCACGGCTTCCCCATCGTGCGCACCGCCGAGGACGCCCTGGAGGTCTTCGCCAACTCGGGCTTGGAGCACCTGCAGCTGGGCGACTTCTTGGTCTCCAAAGAAGCAGTCTCCAAGGAAAGCTAG
- a CDS encoding glycosyltransferase family 4 protein codes for MLPRDFRLGFVSARSAYLGKNGPKKDQLWTDAGLGRLIDELKKRVPHLKVALSSIPSPPPLFDHRLSLDTNDFLALPFLPSVRGGLPKSLACRRVLRRLEEQSDALLVQLPFAATPALLRPRRPRLYHLCADVLKQTQTSPYYRGLRRAPALAVAHGVDRLQRHLVHRPGSRTVTHGADLRRHYGEPPGRWVVSSTLLEEEIASVPRRRPEDAPLRVLFVGYLRHEKGFDVLLAAFRELLRQHPDAEMEIVGAMDYKDSGVDDQLRQGLASLDAGGRVRLLGPRGFGPELFQRFADADVLVLPSRSEGTPRVLVEARAFGCPVIASRVGGIPSSVDHGVDGLLFPPGDQEALARLLIRFADEPQLRESLRERGLERARRHTVEAFADELVAELGLLLSAAQS; via the coding sequence TTGTTGCCCCGAGACTTTCGCCTCGGATTCGTCAGCGCCCGTTCCGCCTACCTAGGGAAGAACGGCCCGAAGAAGGACCAGTTGTGGACCGATGCTGGTCTCGGCCGGTTGATCGACGAGTTGAAGAAGCGTGTGCCGCATCTGAAGGTCGCCCTCTCTTCCATCCCTTCGCCGCCCCCCCTCTTCGACCATCGGCTGAGCCTCGACACCAACGACTTCCTGGCCCTGCCTTTTCTTCCCAGCGTCCGCGGCGGCCTGCCCAAGAGCCTGGCCTGTCGGCGGGTGCTGCGGCGCCTGGAGGAGCAAAGCGACGCGTTGCTGGTGCAGCTCCCCTTCGCCGCCACGCCGGCGCTGCTGCGGCCCCGGCGGCCGCGGCTTTACCACCTGTGCGCCGACGTCCTCAAGCAAACCCAGACCTCTCCTTACTATCGGGGCCTGCGCCGGGCACCGGCGCTGGCGGTGGCCCACGGCGTGGATCGCCTGCAACGCCACCTGGTGCACCGCCCAGGCAGCCGTACGGTGACCCACGGAGCGGATCTACGACGCCACTACGGCGAGCCTCCGGGACGCTGGGTGGTCTCCTCCACCCTGTTGGAGGAGGAGATCGCCAGCGTGCCCCGCCGGCGCCCCGAAGACGCTCCGCTGCGGGTACTCTTCGTCGGCTATTTGCGCCACGAAAAGGGCTTCGACGTCCTGCTGGCGGCGTTTCGGGAGCTGCTCCGCCAGCACCCCGACGCGGAGATGGAAATCGTCGGGGCGATGGACTATAAAGACAGCGGCGTCGATGACCAGTTGCGTCAGGGGCTGGCCTCGCTGGACGCCGGCGGCCGGGTCCGGCTGCTGGGGCCTCGGGGCTTCGGCCCGGAGCTCTTTCAGCGCTTCGCCGACGCCGACGTTCTCGTGCTTCCCAGCCGCAGCGAGGGCACGCCACGAGTTCTGGTGGAAGCCCGAGCCTTCGGTTGCCCAGTGATAGCGTCTCGGGTCGGGGGGATTCCCAGCTCCGTAGACCACGGGGTCGACGGGCTACTCTTCCCGCCGGGAGATCAGGAAGCCCTGGCGAGGCTGCTGATTCGCTTCGCCGACGAGCCACAGCTCCGAGAGAGCCTGCGAGAACGGGGGCTGGAACGTGCCCGCCGGCATACCGTCGAAGCCTTCGCCGACGAGCTGGTGGCGGAGCTGGGGCTGCTCCTCAGCGCGGCGCAGAGTTGA
- a CDS encoding O-antigen ligase family protein — MNPRTPLTATATSAGNGKASREAPEGLYPWDDRTTNGGYLAFLIGLSFFLSAIPGARPQIAGLSVHPYLLLLVASLPWALTPRNRTALHRGLGGAGVLLLIGLLIATFGSEHLRAGLQIYIKWITVALTFFVLERLISTVKDFRLAAYGVIAGVTLIALRGLYLYRLEPTYYLELLPGVGSRNVFSLWTITPMVFALLIFSSATAGRKAKLLMILSVIMLMVPQVLTLSRSGWLLIAAIFFLVFATRFRLRMLVPMVLAVFVLQLAITQLGFEEKVESRLQDLRTGTASDSLRKEIVFEGLELFVRNPLVGVSQADLPYEIGKVLYHPPTSSHNLIVDLLAGTGLIGALPFALCVFILARRWRGTLHRGHFSGEVDLRRALPILVLALGVRSLTSDEILFCPAIMFGLGAAYGLITSRPVPQTASPRPRVPELRRQPAGLVSSQPEAGSG, encoded by the coding sequence ATGAACCCGCGCACCCCCCTCACCGCCACTGCTACCAGTGCCGGCAACGGCAAAGCTTCTCGGGAGGCGCCGGAGGGACTCTACCCCTGGGATGATCGCACCACCAACGGTGGCTACCTGGCCTTTCTCATCGGCCTGTCGTTCTTCCTCTCCGCCATCCCTGGAGCGCGGCCGCAGATCGCCGGACTCTCGGTCCACCCCTACCTGCTGCTGCTGGTGGCGTCACTGCCCTGGGCCCTGACTCCCCGCAATCGCACGGCGCTCCATCGCGGTCTCGGCGGTGCTGGGGTTCTGCTGCTCATCGGACTGCTCATCGCCACCTTCGGCTCGGAGCACCTGCGGGCCGGTCTGCAGATCTACATCAAGTGGATCACCGTCGCGCTCACCTTCTTCGTCCTCGAACGCCTGATCTCGACGGTCAAGGATTTTCGGCTTGCGGCCTACGGCGTCATCGCCGGCGTCACTCTCATCGCCCTCCGCGGCCTCTACCTCTACCGCCTGGAGCCCACGTACTACCTGGAGCTGCTGCCGGGGGTGGGCTCCCGCAACGTCTTCTCGCTGTGGACTATCACCCCCATGGTCTTCGCCCTCTTGATCTTCAGCTCCGCCACCGCCGGACGCAAAGCCAAGCTGCTGATGATCCTCTCGGTGATCATGTTGATGGTGCCCCAGGTCCTGACCCTCAGCCGCTCCGGCTGGCTACTCATCGCCGCCATCTTTTTCCTGGTCTTCGCCACCCGCTTCCGGCTGCGGATGCTCGTCCCTATGGTGTTGGCAGTGTTCGTCCTGCAGTTGGCCATCACCCAGCTAGGATTCGAGGAGAAAGTGGAGTCGAGGCTGCAGGATCTACGCACCGGCACTGCCTCCGATTCGCTGCGCAAAGAAATCGTCTTCGAAGGTTTGGAGCTCTTCGTGCGCAACCCCCTGGTCGGCGTCTCCCAGGCGGATCTGCCCTACGAGATCGGCAAAGTGCTCTACCACCCCCCCACCTCCAGCCACAACCTCATCGTCGACCTGCTGGCGGGGACGGGCCTGATCGGTGCCCTGCCCTTCGCTCTCTGTGTGTTCATCCTCGCCCGGCGCTGGCGAGGCACTCTTCATCGAGGGCATTTCAGCGGCGAGGTGGACCTGCGCCGTGCCTTGCCGATCTTGGTCTTGGCATTGGGAGTGCGCTCTCTGACCAGCGATGAGATCCTCTTCTGTCCCGCCATCATGTTCGGTCTCGGAGCCGCCTACGGCCTGATCACCTCTCGTCCCGTCCCCCAAACCGCCAGCCCTCGGCCCAGGGTCCCCGAGCTTCGCCGGCAACCGGCGGGGCTGGTTTCGTCCCAGCCCGAAGCCGGCAGCGGTTGA
- a CDS encoding polysaccharide deacetylase family protein, giving the protein MSRFRALFFTVLRWTPLPWLLRHTYQRRAVTVLTYHNPAPDTARRHFRALARRYRVISLRDLERALRQGRFDELPPRALVLTLDDGLREVADLEPVCQDLRLPLTVFLCSGIAGTGRRFWFTHPLPVAEKERLKRLPHRERLRQLEEAGFDQQLESDPPQALSSEQIARLSEVMDFQAHTRFHPCLPTCEDAEAWEEIEGSRRELEQQHELEIYSLAYPNGDYGPREAEMARRAGFRCAVTTDHGVNRAAADPFLLRRISMNEDGGTAEAIVTASGLWGFLRPALVQAFRRLGYASR; this is encoded by the coding sequence ATGAGCCGGTTCCGCGCCCTCTTCTTCACCGTCCTGCGCTGGACTCCGCTGCCCTGGCTGCTGCGCCATACCTACCAGCGCCGCGCGGTCACCGTCCTGACCTACCACAACCCGGCCCCGGACACCGCCCGCAGGCACTTCCGGGCTCTGGCCCGCCGCTACCGCGTGATCTCCCTGCGAGATCTAGAACGGGCCTTGCGCCAGGGCCGCTTCGACGAGTTGCCTCCCCGAGCCCTGGTGTTGACCCTGGACGACGGCCTGCGGGAAGTCGCCGATCTGGAACCAGTCTGCCAAGACCTCCGGCTGCCCTTGACGGTCTTCTTGTGCAGCGGCATCGCCGGCACCGGCCGGCGCTTTTGGTTCACCCATCCGCTGCCGGTGGCGGAGAAAGAGCGCCTCAAACGGCTCCCCCACCGGGAGCGACTCCGGCAGCTGGAGGAAGCGGGATTCGATCAGCAGCTGGAGAGCGATCCGCCACAGGCTTTGTCGTCGGAGCAGATCGCCCGGCTCTCGGAGGTGATGGACTTCCAGGCCCACACCCGCTTCCATCCCTGTCTTCCGACCTGCGAGGACGCGGAGGCCTGGGAGGAGATCGAGGGCAGCCGGCGGGAGCTGGAGCAGCAGCACGAGCTGGAGATCTACAGCCTGGCCTACCCCAACGGCGACTACGGCCCGCGGGAGGCAGAGATGGCCCGCCGAGCCGGCTTCCGCTGCGCCGTCACCACCGACCATGGGGTCAACCGGGCAGCAGCGGACCCTTTCTTGCTGCGGCGCATCTCGATGAACGAGGACGGCGGAACGGCGGAGGCCATCGTCACCGCCAGCGGGCTGTGGGGCTTCCTGCGCCCGGCGCTGGTACAAGCCTTCCGCCGTCTGGGATACGCTAGCCGATGA
- a CDS encoding ATP-grasp domain-containing protein — protein MSRRPQKAESRESGFQKLSSQEPGTRSGPETVLLLGRASQILLTVARSLGRRRLAVEVATAHPEEPLLRSRYVAAVHTLPPYRYQPDRWLEELLELIRRGAYRLLLPMDEPSLYAVRTHRRELEDQLPLAMLDDETFEIVFDKARTHQLAASLGVPVPRQTLLRTLEDGRRGIRGEEAFTPPFVLKPLASYGGPAVSRRRDVRKVYDNEDLEPALEEMLEKGPEPQEPVLLQENVRGTGYGVEVLAADGEILLSFAHRRIHEPIHGGGSSYRKSIDAPEELAEASRKILRALRYTGVAMIEFKVDEDAASASRGRWVLLEINGRFWGSLPLPQAAGADFPYSLYRLLVHGEGPETSDYRRGLYCRNLAGDAKWLLANLRADRSDPLLATRPLPAVAAEIRHLLLLRERWDTFSLDDPRPAVAEVRYYAGLFLQQALDRLRAAVVNLPPVRRRLARRGSRAIRRSRRVLFVCKGNICRSPFAALYLRQRLGDAGIVTSSGFYPIPHRPSPPEAVAAAAELGVDLADHRSSVLTFRDVRRADVLVSFDEEVHRTVGRRFPEARWKLHRLASLPETASGTPRMEFEDPFGGDQETFRESYRRIADAIDRTPWAQTADSPEEPAP, from the coding sequence GTGAGCCGCCGCCCCCAGAAGGCCGAGTCTCGGGAGTCCGGGTTCCAGAAGCTCAGCTCCCAGGAGCCCGGTACCCGATCCGGTCCAGAAACCGTCCTGCTCCTCGGCCGGGCGAGCCAGATTCTCCTCACCGTCGCCCGGTCCCTGGGCCGTCGACGCCTCGCGGTGGAGGTGGCTACCGCCCATCCCGAAGAGCCCCTGCTGCGCTCGCGCTACGTCGCCGCCGTTCACACCCTGCCGCCCTATCGCTACCAGCCGGACCGCTGGCTGGAGGAACTCCTGGAGCTCATTCGCCGGGGAGCCTATCGCCTGCTCCTGCCGATGGACGAGCCGTCCCTCTACGCCGTCCGGACCCACCGCCGGGAGCTCGAGGACCAGCTACCCTTGGCGATGCTCGACGACGAGACCTTCGAGATCGTCTTCGACAAGGCCCGTACCCACCAGCTGGCCGCTTCCTTGGGAGTCCCGGTGCCGCGGCAAACCCTGCTCCGGACCCTCGAGGACGGCCGGCGGGGGATCCGAGGGGAAGAGGCCTTCACGCCTCCCTTCGTGCTCAAGCCGTTGGCCTCCTACGGCGGGCCGGCGGTCAGCCGGCGGCGGGACGTGCGCAAGGTCTACGACAATGAGGACCTGGAGCCGGCGCTGGAGGAGATGCTGGAGAAGGGCCCGGAACCGCAGGAGCCGGTGCTGCTGCAAGAGAACGTGCGGGGCACCGGCTATGGCGTCGAGGTGCTGGCCGCCGACGGAGAGATCCTCCTGAGCTTCGCCCACCGCCGCATCCACGAGCCCATTCACGGCGGCGGCAGCTCCTACCGCAAGAGTATCGACGCCCCCGAAGAGCTCGCCGAGGCGTCCCGCAAGATACTCCGGGCGCTGCGCTACACCGGCGTGGCAATGATCGAATTCAAGGTGGATGAAGACGCCGCCAGCGCGAGCAGGGGCCGCTGGGTGCTGCTGGAGATCAACGGCCGCTTCTGGGGCTCCCTACCCCTGCCCCAGGCCGCCGGTGCCGACTTCCCCTACAGCCTCTACCGGCTGCTGGTGCACGGCGAGGGCCCCGAAACCTCCGACTACCGCCGAGGGCTCTACTGCCGCAACCTGGCCGGCGACGCCAAATGGCTGCTGGCCAACCTGCGGGCGGACCGCAGCGACCCCTTGCTCGCCACCCGGCCTCTACCGGCGGTAGCGGCGGAGATTCGCCACCTGCTCCTGCTGCGGGAACGTTGGGACACCTTCAGCCTCGACGACCCGCGGCCGGCGGTGGCGGAGGTTCGATACTACGCCGGCCTCTTCCTACAGCAGGCGCTGGACCGGCTGCGCGCCGCCGTCGTCAACCTGCCGCCGGTGCGCCGCCGCCTGGCACGCCGGGGAAGCAGAGCCATCCGCCGATCCCGCCGCGTGCTCTTCGTGTGCAAGGGGAATATCTGCCGTAGCCCCTTCGCCGCGCTCTACCTCCGGCAACGCCTCGGCGACGCTGGGATCGTCACCTCGTCGGGCTTTTATCCCATCCCCCATCGCCCGTCGCCACCGGAGGCCGTCGCCGCCGCCGCTGAGCTGGGGGTGGACCTGGCAGACCACCGCTCCTCCGTCCTCACCTTTCGCGACGTGCGCCGGGCCGATGTCCTGGTGAGCTTCGACGAGGAGGTTCACCGCACGGTGGGACGGCGTTTTCCGGAAGCCCGCTGGAAGCTTCACCGCCTGGCGAGCCTTCCCGAAACGGCCTCCGGCACTCCGAGGATGGAGTTCGAAGATCCTTTCGGAGGCGACCAGGAGACCTTCCGGGAGAGCTATCGGCGAATCGCCGACGCCATCGACCGCACCCCGTGGGCTCAGACGGCAGACTCTCCGGAGGAGCCTGCGCCATGA
- a CDS encoding AMP-binding protein has translation MSPRDSSREPAPRGWRGRRCLALGSRLDRLRGRDAMQDLPRLRQMEWWDAEAYDAHRQERLAELLDFCWQQVPFYRRRIEAAGLERSDLADALPALQALPPLTKAELREHGESLLTEPPESLATATTSGSTGAPVRVWQDRHFAGWSRALLRRAFLWHGVEYYEPRVFLLGTPAGPVAALKQRLIDRVIGRRLVSFHGLDDAGYGRVLRTIEKFRPAYITAYPSVLDELCRYAARTGQDLRGRGIRLLHSQSEMLLDTHRESFREVFGDVPVLNEYGCVEIGAMAFSCPAGTLHICHEQVVFEVVDDGGQPVPPGTTGRILLTPLEARGMPLLRYEIGDAGTLSEEACSCGRMAGTAVLERLDGRLFEQILGLGGERFNAGIVHFLMRRAGLAQHLAEYLAVQRRPGELELLLVPRPAASPDEETSGGETPNWEALVQEAKRLFGQAVVASYRLVDTIPRPPRGAGAKKRGYFRSEISEP, from the coding sequence ATGAGCCCGCGCGATTCGAGCAGAGAGCCCGCGCCACGGGGCTGGCGCGGCCGCCGCTGCCTCGCCCTGGGCAGCCGGCTGGATCGGCTGCGGGGCCGAGACGCGATGCAGGACCTGCCGCGGCTGCGCCAGATGGAGTGGTGGGACGCCGAAGCCTACGACGCCCACCGCCAAGAACGCCTGGCGGAGCTGCTGGACTTCTGCTGGCAGCAGGTGCCCTTCTACCGCCGCCGCATAGAGGCCGCCGGGCTCGAGCGATCGGATCTAGCCGACGCCCTCCCGGCCCTCCAGGCATTGCCGCCCCTGACCAAGGCCGAGCTGCGGGAGCATGGGGAATCTCTGCTCACCGAGCCCCCGGAGAGCCTAGCCACCGCCACAACCAGCGGCTCCACTGGAGCTCCGGTGCGCGTCTGGCAGGACCGCCACTTCGCCGGCTGGAGCCGCGCCCTGCTACGCCGCGCCTTCCTTTGGCACGGGGTCGAGTATTACGAGCCCCGGGTCTTCCTCCTGGGTACCCCCGCCGGCCCCGTAGCGGCGCTCAAGCAACGCCTCATCGACCGGGTCATCGGCCGCCGGCTAGTGTCCTTCCACGGCCTCGACGACGCCGGCTACGGCCGCGTCCTACGCACCATCGAGAAGTTTCGTCCGGCCTACATCACCGCCTACCCCAGCGTTCTCGACGAGCTGTGCCGCTACGCCGCCCGCACCGGCCAGGACCTTCGCGGACGGGGAATCCGGCTGCTCCACAGCCAGTCGGAAATGCTCCTGGACACCCATCGGGAGAGCTTCCGGGAGGTCTTCGGGGACGTTCCCGTGCTCAACGAGTACGGCTGCGTCGAGATCGGTGCCATGGCCTTCTCCTGCCCCGCCGGCACCCTGCACATCTGCCACGAGCAGGTGGTCTTCGAAGTGGTGGACGACGGCGGGCAGCCGGTTCCCCCGGGCACCACCGGCCGCATTCTGCTGACGCCCCTGGAAGCCCGGGGCATGCCGCTGCTGCGCTACGAGATCGGCGACGCCGGAACCCTCTCCGAAGAGGCCTGCTCCTGCGGCCGGATGGCAGGAACGGCGGTGCTGGAACGCCTCGACGGCCGGCTCTTCGAGCAGATTCTGGGGCTCGGCGGCGAGCGGTTCAACGCCGGCATCGTGCACTTCCTGATGCGGCGGGCGGGCCTCGCCCAGCACCTGGCGGAGTATCTGGCGGTGCAGCGCCGCCCCGGCGAGCTGGAGCTTCTGCTGGTGCCGCGGCCAGCAGCGAGCCCCGACGAAGAAACTTCCGGCGGGGAGACCCCGAATTGGGAAGCTCTCGTGCAGGAAGCGAAGCGTCTCTTCGGCCAGGCCGTCGTGGCCTCCTACCGCTTGGTGGACACTATCCCCCGTCCCCCCCGCGGCGCCGGAGCCAAGAAGCGAGGCTATTTCCGCTCAGAGATCTCCGAACCGTGA